GTTTGATGTGAATAAGTGGCAGGAAATGCCAAGTGAATAAGAAGTACAGAAGAAACGTTTTGTTTTTCCTTGGAGGAAGGAGTTTTTacgtagaaaatatattttgcgAGTTCCAAGCTGGCgataattttacaataaatgatTATTCCCTTGAAATCCGAAAACAAGACTTTATTGAGCGTTAAACAACTTGTAAAGTTTTTGTAATGGTTGAGCGCTTGGACGAAGTTCTTGATACGATTAAGTTTAACGTGAATAAGTGGCAGGAAATGCTAAATGAATAAGGAGTACAGAAGAAATGCTTTGGTTTTTCTTGCTCATAATAAGCATAGCTCGGCTCTTTTCTCATATAATGATGATCAGTTGCAGTGTTATCCTACAGTCACAAAATGCAGGAAAATCCGTCATGATGATATGTGATGAATAAACACCATTCAGTTGAAATAAATCGTTGATGTTATCACGGAAATTCATGTTTCCTGATTTTTTGAAGAGTATTAGAACCGGCGAAATACAAATTCTTTATTGAACTTACgctcataaattattttcagttaaatttgcaaaattcaGTTCACTAGTACATGAAATTGGGTTGGATACTGATGATGCTTATTCAGTGCTAGTTTTCTTGCATTTAAACCATCGATATAATTTTCAACCTTCCCAATACTTTTAACAATGAAAATTAAAGCGTACTAACTAGTCATCACTTGTACCACTTCTGCAATGTGTTTGATTATTTACTGAACAAAAACCAATACAATATATTCATTAATAGACCACATTTACATTTATAATCCCATATTTACCGAGCTATGTAACGTTATAAGCACGCTACGTTTCGAATACAATTGAAGTGATACGATACGATAGCTACCAATATACGAGAACTCtcaaattaagttaaaatcgTTTTACTATGCTCGGGTTCAAAAGATTGATCGGTTGATCGAGATTTGCAAAGAGAGATGTCATTAAACagtattgatgaaatttgacATTagaatatcttaaaataagTTTGACGTACCTTTTTCCATTCTCTAGGGATGTGGTATAGTTGCTTGAATTCGAAGAATGACACTGAATGTATCAAAAATGCTACTTAATTTCTTGTGTGGttacaatacattttaaaaaaagcaaaattattttataataatgattGTCAGATTTTAGATAAGCACTTAGTGCATAGCAATTGATGTCTTTTCgtagaaaaacatttaataattaaccgACAATTACTGTTGCGCGTGTTGTAGGTATTCTAAGCGGTGGCATAACATTGTATTGTCCAGGTAAAAGTGAATCTTATTGCAATAAAGAACaaagattatatataatacatGCAAAACAGCAGGAATGAAATACAAATGACAATATTAATAACTTATATATCGTAAATATAGAAAATGTTGTAATCCTACGATATTGTGCAATAAAGGATTAATAATGCGTGTTCTCTAactttatataataaatacttcAATTGACGTGTGAAATTGTGTATGGTTCACCGAATAATCTATCTAAGAAGCtatagttaattttaagtttgtaATAAAGCGTTCCCATCATgatcttctttcttttctagATGAAGTCTAGTCTTTTgagtagtttttttttatctcgacGACGAACGCTCTGATGTTTTGACACGAtgttaatcaattttatggcaaaaattgtttaagcTAATCTTCCATCACAATAATATCATAATTTTGAAAAGCCCCTTGAAactattgttatcaattatagCTGCAATGTTAATTCCATCGTCATAGAAAGTTTATACGCCAAAGTTTCAAAGCTAACATGTTTCGTGTTGTGGCTTTTATAAGTGTAAATTCTACGGTATAGGGTGGCCCATATACAATTGCAAATCGCTTTCATGGGATGGTAATTTCTGGGAATTGCCAATTTATAACACATACATAGTTCGTCGAAGAGCTCACCCTTGAGTTTGTCTCTGTCGTTAAAAtacttcatttcttttttgtaattactaCGACTGTATGGTTTACTATCTCCTCTTGTAGTTGTGTTCTGGTCCAATCGTGATGGTTTTGAACTGCGTGTTTGGTAACCTTGGTTCTAACAGCGCTCGTTACTGCAGCTTTGATTTTCACAATACCATTGtgcattttttgatatatttgttttgGCATGCATATCACTCCACAAAATGCAggctttttaaaattctattgCAATAAACTTACGTCAACTTTATGGTCATTATTACTAGCtcttattttcatattttaggAAACCGATTGAGACCAAATTACGATACTCATATACCTTACTTTTTACCTTTATAtagtttaaacactttttatatcaaaaattgatttcgtTCATATACTCACCAAGTTTGTTAACTGACGTACTTGTATGACTTGCAATTATGGAACCTATTCCAACTGTTTAGCTATTGTATGTTAATATGTTCTAGAATTGATTTTGTATCATAAGCAAtcattaaaatgaaatgacTCACTATGGCCACATCTAACCATTTTTTCCGATAAATATTTCGAGTAGATAAAAAGTACCTTTTAAATACTGTAACATCTTGTTGTTGAATCAAAATTTCCTTCTAGGGTTGTGTTTACTAGATGTTGCAACTTGAAATCGTCTGATTATCCCTTTTTCACCTTTTTTTATGATTGTTGggatttatacatttttatacaaCATTTATTCCTACTTTTACCATTCTCCTGATAAACCATCTAGGGGATAGTTAtcatggttacagcggtttcatgcgctctcattggctaagagctggatttatctatcagGTAAagttatcaagaggtggtaaaagtgggcgttaaatcaataaaaaaaaagattttttgttgcaATATGTTAGCTGTTTATAGTTTTGTATAATCTGTTTACCTCtaagaaaattatattaatgattttctgattttattatttagatgGAAGCAAACAGCGACGGATGCAGTCTCACAACAGTAGTAACTTGTGAGGGAGACCTATCGGATCCGTGCTTCCAGGGACGGTTCGAGAGCGTACTGGGCACGCTGCAGTGTTTAATCGGGGATCAGTTAAAAGTGCGCAAACTGGAACCGTGGAACTCCGTGCGTGTAACGCTGTCCATCCCTCGAGAGGCAGCGTTGCGCCTGAGGCAACTCGCCAGCGATGGCTCGCAGCAGCTTCGCGCGCTGGGCATCCTCAGCGTCCAGGTGGAAGGTGATCAGGTCATCTCGCTACGGATAGCCGGCCCGTCGGAAACGCAGGAGATCATCTTGCAAACCGTGCAAggtaaattttagtttatttggttttatttcaCAAATAATTCggtaattttatattttaattttagatgcgACTCCTGGACCCAGTTCAGTGCCTACGGAAACGGCAAATCTGTCGCAACTCCTGCAGGGAAGTAGCCAGCATCCAGCGGAGCCGGCTCCAGCCCCTAGTGAAAAAGTGCAATTCCCTTCGCCAAACGTGGTGTGTCCGGCGGATTCGATCGTACCAAAAGTTCCACAAACGTCGGTCGCGCCCAGTTTGGCGCCATCGACCAACAAGCCCTATGCGGCCCCTTTCCCTTTCACCACGATGAACCAGGCTATAGGCACAAGTACAAATCAATATCCGCAAAATCCACCGCCTCCTTATCCTGGTAGTAAACATCAATCGGTGAATATGACGAGTCCGTTACTCGTAAATCTTCTTCAAAACGAAGGAGTACAATCGCCCAAACAACCGCCTGCTCCCCCTGATTTGGACGTGAATATGGTTAACGGGTTGGGGGCTGGACCACCTCCTTACGTTCAAAACAAACCGCCTCCACCATTTGTACAGAAGACGATACAACCGCAGCAAAGGATAGTCAAACAACCTCAACTCCAAAAACCCGTGAATACAATTTTTCGGCAAAACTCCACCATGAAACCAATTCTACCATTAGCGTCACCTACCAACACCGCCCTCACCTCTCCTAACATTCATCCTTCGACCTTACCCATAACATTAGGTAACAGTAACATACCTAATTCACCATCAACGCCCAAAACGACGGACACCATTGTTAATTTACAACAACCACAGCAATCAATTGCTGTACCAAAACCCACCGTAACGAATAATAATGCTAATAGAGCCGTGCCTTACCGTTCATATCCACCTTATAACAACTCTTGGGAACAACCAGCGTCGATGCCTCAGGTCCAAGAGCTAACGCCCACCTTGCCTGATCTGAAAACCGAGTTGGATTTAGACAATCTTCTTCCAACGTTGGTGGGGAGCCCGCCAGACATTCCTGAGGAAGTTACCGACGCGCCCTCGAGACCCAAGTACCTTATTAACCCTTTAACGGGGGAATTAGAACCGCAATCGAGTAGCGATAGTGAAGACGATGTCCCGAGCGACGTTTTCACCGATTTACCATCGCCAACGATCATGTCCGATGAAGATACCAATTCAACTCACCGGCCGGACACGACGGATCAGAGCGATAGTGAATCGAGGTCGTGTCACAGCGACGGCGGAAAGTACAAACAGCACAAGAAGGTTCGCGAAAAGGGAAGAGATTCTCCGAGCATCAAACAGGAGAAAATTAAGCTGAGACTGAAACTGGGAAAGTCAGAACCCGTGAGTCCCGCTTATAAGGTAGATGTGAGCTTTATTAACACTCAACAGCCGAAAAAGGCGGTACCGGAGGAACCTAGGGTTCCGCCGTTACATATATCGTTAAGGGGAAGAAACCACGCCGTGATTAACAATCGGAAGCGGGTGAAATTGAATCCCGATGGGACGCCAATGAAACCAAAGGTGAAAAAGGTGCAAAAGGACGAATTGTTGGTGACGGGCGGTAGTGCGGGTGACGTTGACGTGACCGCAATAAACAATGCCGTTGAACAATTGAAAAGTGACATCGGTGAAGTGAAAAAGGCGAAAAAGCCGCGCGACCTCAGTGTGTTCAATTTCAAGGAGAAACTAAAGGAACGAAGAGGCAGTGATTCGGAACTCGCACGAACCGCGAAGAAACATGGCGAAAGTAATGGTGTCTTGATTGACAAGAAACGGAGGCTAAGTCAAACTGAAGAATCTCAAACGTTAGTGCTGGGATCGACCAATACGGGCACAGTGTCCTCTCTTTCCTCTAGCCATAAACCAAGGAAAGATAAAGTGAAGGTTAAAGATGCCTTAAAATTGAAAGATTTGAATAGGTGTAAGATTTACAATAAGAATACAATGGAAAAATTGACAAACCAAGTGCCGTTGCCTACAACTGGCGACATAGACATGGAGGCTAAATTTAAGCAGCGCCTTTTAGAAGAACCGACACGATTGCCCTCTAAACCTGTAACACCCAACAATAATCTGGGAACAAGTGAAAATAACGGTacgatagaaagtttaaatgtGGAAGATCTCATTCACACGTTAACAGATCCTGTTCAAGTTAAAGATAAGCCACCCGAACCCGATAAGTGTAATACGCCAGATAGAAAAGCGGATATTACTGAAAAGCAACCAAGTCGATCGCCGAATTCAGGAGGGCAAGGGGAGGATAGCGGAATAGAAAGTATGGATGCTCTTAGTGAAAAATCACCGAATCAGGCGAGTCAAAGTCCTCACGCCGATATCCAAGATAACCTAAAGCCGAAAACTCAAGTGCCTCACATATTGGATATCGAGGCACAACTTGCAAAAATGGAAGGCTTCACTGGTGACGAACTTCCCGAGACAAATCACAATAATGAAATGAAAGAGCAATGCTGCGGTTTAAACAAGGAACCGGAGGAACCACCTTTGAAGAAGgaacaaaaaaaggaagaagATTTAGACCCTTTACCGGTCAGAGTAACACCTCCGCTTTATACATATTCCAATCCTGACAAAAGTCGGGCAGATAGTCCCACTTCGGACGTAGAAACAAATCATTGTGGAACCGTTAAAAACAAAAGCCTCCTGGAACAGTTACTAATAGATATTCCAGAAAATATTCAACCCAGTTCAACAAGTCCTGCGGCGAGATCCGTACGGACACGAGCATCCTCTAAAATGAACAGTCCCGAACTCAGCTCCCCGGTCCTAACAAACAAGCAAAACACCAGAGCGCCTCCGACAACCAAACGGAAACGACAAGAATCCGACAGTTCTAATAACAGCATCGAGGAATCGCGGACCAAAAAACAACGGAAATGTTCTGAAAACACCAATGAACTTATCAAAGCTTGTATCGGCATCGATCCGCCCACAAAAACCACTGTCAACAACAGTATCTCCAAGAAGAAATCGGAAGAAAGTTCGGACAGCGACGAACCGCTCATAGAATACGCGGGGAAAATGCGGAAAAACCAAGCGAACGTTAGTTCGACTAACACGGCGGGAGGCAATACCGGAAGTGGCGTGCAGAGAAAGATGAAACCGCTAGCGAATAGTGTGGGCGGGGCGGTTGTGGGTAACGCGATACTGAACAATAAAACGGTGCCAGTAAATACTAGACGGTCCATTCGTGCTCAACCGGCGCTTAACACACGCAGCAAAGGTGATAAAAGCCAACCAGACGCGGAGATGTTAAGAAGGAAAACAAGAAGTGCTGGTGagtaatcaatatttaatatggtatactctattttttaattcggagaaGTAAAATGAAAACGCTCGATCACGTTTACGCAGtgtaatttttctcttttgcgtctgaagacgcattgctaaacccgaaactttctgcttctaggtctagtgttagttttagttttacactatcactagaactagaatcattcggatttagccctcttgagagacatgcggataaatccgaatgtttctagttctcgattTAGCGTCAGTTCTAGCGgcaggtagcgctagttagcataagatattactatgtagtatatttttattgaactaaaactagaactaacacaagacctagaactagaatcattcgggtttagccgtcttgagagacgtgcggctaaatccgaatgtttctaattctaagtctcgtgttaattctagttttacactagaactaacacaagacctagaactagaatcattcgagtttagccgtcttgagagacgtgcggataaatccgaatgtttctagttctcgatttagtgtcagttctagcggcaggtagcgctagttagcataagatattactatgtagtatatttttattgaactaaaactagaattaacacaagacctagaactagaatcattcgggtttagccgtcgtGAGAGACgcgcggctaaacccgaaactttctagttctaggtctagcgttagttctagatttacactaacactgttactaaaactaacactacacctagaactagaaacattcggatttagccgccttgagagacgtgcggctaaatccgaatgtttctagttctaggtctagtgttagttctagtttcacattagcactatcactagaactaccacaagacctacaactagaatcattcgggtttagccgtcttgagagacgtgcggctaaacccgaatgtttctagttctaggtctagtgttagttctagtggcaggtagcgctagttagcataagatattactcgACAACATATCgaattttcctagtgtaattttGGCTTCAAACTGACCAATAGCAACCCTTCTTTTTGtcgcttcaatttgaaaagactcctccgaattaaaaaatagagtataaaatgatatataattcttaatatattattattatattcaatATAATTCGTATTTAATTAGTGATGTGTATAAATGATGtgtaatatattaatttcagTATCAGAAGGTGAAGGTAAACGAAGAAAAGACGTTAAGTGACAGTGCCCAGAGGGCTGCAGCAGTTGTAGTCTATGTCCCGGGGCGGAAGAAACGTCGCCAACGGTGTCAGGGGGCACGACTGATCTGCTGCAGTCCCTATACGTAACGAGTACCGAAGTGCAGCCTTGAATACTCCGGCGGAAAAAACAGTATACAGTAGTACAAAACCTTCCGCTGACATTGTATAGAATGTGATATACCCTGTACATAGTTAGGTAATTGTACATAGTTGTGTTGCGTCCCCAGACGCCGAATGTGAGCGAGAGAAAACGagagaaataaataaacacagaaaaaaataatctaataattaacaaaaaaaattatgattacgAATCATATACATACGagcagaaaaatttaaataaggaAGACGATTTTTTGTATACAGACGAAGAGGGTATGTGTATgtgtatatataaatttagtgAGCGCGCGCCAACACCGCcctatacaaaataaaaaataaataaaatgcaaaaattctTATACGAAATATGGATCCTTATGTATACACATTGACATAAAcattaaagagaaaaaaaaaacgaggaaaacaaaaataaaatatactttTACTATTTGCATTTTCCGTGGAtgaacatttaataattattttatttctatgtatattttttataattatcgtGAAGTTGTTGACATATTGTTTATGTTGTAgcttagttttctttttttgttttatttaaaaaaaatgataaagcCTTATAGGAATCTTTCTTGTTTCTTTGCGTAAAATGACTTGTAATGTTCTTAATTGTAGAATTGTGGAAAGGTTGATGAAATATAAACTATATATTGTTAAATagaaatatcttaatatattaTGGTTTTCTTCTATTACCACGTATTTGATCTTAGTAAATCCTTTATATTTCCTCTTTCTTACCATTATCATTTATCAACCCGCCTTTGAGAAGTGctagaaattttgaaaaatacctcAAATTTTAAGACTTATGATAGAATCGTCTtcatttgttataataaacaaataattattaaaagagtGTTGATATCATATAGATTTCTGATTGTTATGAAGAGATCACAAAGAATTGATGCAGTATCAAACTACTATAGCCAAAAATAAGTTGAATGAAATAATTTCGATGCCTTTataggaaaaaaatattaaatactttaTCATTGATTAAATGCCTAATTAATCATTCATATTTTTCATTCATAATTGATCATATcattatgaaaatatattcATATCAATATTTCGTACTATCAGCAACTATTTCATATCATAATCTAGAACAGCAAATAATCTTGCATTATCAATTCGTTAATgaggattttaattttattctgatACAAATAAAAAGAGACAAATACAGCATCCTTTTATTCCATTTATATATCATAGTTTAGCCTGTTGGTCAATTACAAGTATTAATCACATGCGATATTTACtcctaacatttttaatttcccagttataataatcattttgattTGGATATTTTTTCGTCGCGAGTCCATAATTTAAGTTCATGACAATGCTCGGCCTCATGTTGCGCGACCTGttaaaaactatttgaaaaataGTGGATGGgaagaatttgaaataatagaAGTACCCCTTCTGActattatttgtttcaaaattggcTTGATTCATTTCTGGCCTCAAAGTGGTTTTGGGATAGAATCCACAAATTGCCTGAAAGATAGGGAAAAATCGTAGCTTCCGATGGACAATACTTTGAGTAAAATTCTTTGTACCTTTGTCTTAAAATAAACGTTCATTTTtctacaataataataataatgaaattattaacgattttaccTCATTTCTATCAAAAGATAGTGCAACTAAAGATATGAAGAATTTGCATTAAGATGGATTAGCTATTCAATGAGAAAGGTATTTTACACAATGACTACGAATTAATTGAATGCGAATTTGTGATTATGATCTGAACGAATCGATTGTATTTCTTGGGTTAGCTGATCAGGAGATATTAAGGATGGATATAATCACgaaggtaaaataaaatttgtagtttTTAATACTTTAGATTCCAGATCTGTTGCATATTATTTTTCAGGGTTCACTTGAAGAAAATAAGCAAGTATCTTGCGAAATAGAACTATAACAGAATAATGTGGCTTATTGACAATATgacataaatattataaacggTATGTTACTATATAAATTCCGGTTGTTATTTAGCATTTTTAGGTTTACACAAATCTgggaagattatgtttgtgAATTGACCACCAATCAAAAGTTATTGCGACCAACATTAAAGAACAAAGATAAGATTCGAGGgtttaagaagaattttagaaaaaatgatttattaagtaacatctttgataaattaataGGTTTTACCCagatttttaaaggtaattgAATTCAATactataataaaagaatagtAGTAATAAGAAGAACCCAAACGGTTTTATATTGTTCAATAAAATTCCATTCAtcgttgaaataaataatttttatatttcaaatagGATTTTGCCCATCCGGATggttgtttaattaaattgataaaaaatgaaaGCTTTGAGAAGTTTCTTAGTATTTGACGAAATGGTGcttaaacaatatttacaataatataTCAAAACGGATAATCTGTAAGGAGTTGAGAACATGTGAACCACAAAGGCACACTTGTAAGTTTTTGGACTGGTCTCATACTATCAGAAAATCACAGACAAGTCTCCCGAAAATGTTCTACTTgtctttttttggaaaaattagaaaaatattcagCAGCTTCTTTGTGGACATTTTACCCAATGTTGAAAATTatctttgtaattaaatttaatggttAAGGTAAAGTGTTAAATTTTccttccaattttttttttaatatttaggtTGCTCTCATCGTATGAATTGCTGCAACGTGTCGACGTCAAGAACTTACAGTTTTAAAACTTAACGATGTTGAAGATTTCAATTCGGCAACTTATTAAATTGAACGAGACTAAAACAGTATCATCAAGAACATTTACAATTATAAACAACGAACTATATTTtcttagtttaattcaaaaatacgCAGCTTTACGGCCTGCTTGTTTCCGAGAAACAACCACTTTTATAAGGCGGGGTCTGGCTGAAAGTCACATTCTAGGGATCTAGCATATGAACTTGCCATTTTCTGTGCGTTATAGTATTGTACTAGTTTTGTACCTTAATGTACCGGtgaaaaatagttttgtaccccaacggtttccgagaaacaACCCCTTTTATAAGGCGGGGGCTGGCTGAAAGTTACATTCTAGCGATTTTAGCATACAAATTTGTCGTTTTCTGTGCATTATAGTATTGTactagttttatattttaacgtACCggtgaaaaaatgtttaaatcaccgtgatttttttataataaagaaagtaTACTATACTTTCTTAGtataataagaaagttatacATAAGTAATAAAGAAAGACTATTTTGTGAAATACGAATAATCATTTGCAGCTTTCCTGAGGTGTACTTACTATTAGGTATaggtatattttaataatttatacgGCATAAAATAACCATTGGCAATTTATAGCTTCCATATCCCTGCACTGGGTGACTTTTGTAGGCAAGTCGTCGTACTTTTGCCAGCCTGTCGGGCGTTTcgaaaaacaaacaaaatggcCTATGTTTTCAGGAGTTTTGCCGCCATAATACCCAATAGCACCCTGTAATATGTAAGTCTTCTCGTTGCAAGTAACACTTTGTGTCAGGATGGATAAACTTAATTGTATCCCAGTGAATACCTCAAAGAGAATATATTCTTTGTCAATATTATAACTATTGTTATTCCTCATTCCACATGTACATGTCCCAATTTCGTtatccgcataggctatctccgaaactaaaagagatagaaaaaaagtagcttaaaTGTCATggtctcgtttttcgagaaaacgctaatgccgaaaactgcgaacagctatcgtcttttgttttcgccctatcggcaaaaattggCGAAAACGGCAATCGCAAATATCTGTATATATATGCATGTATTACAATCTGAATTATTTAAGGCCTTatctatattatttaaaatactttgtGTTGTAATGTTATCAGTAGCGGACAGAAATAATATAGGATTTTGATACTTTATTAAGGTTTTCAAACATGTACAACTGTAATAAAAGTAACCGCATTTTGGGAAAAATGgcgcaatttttattaataattcagATATACTACATACTAC
This genomic stretch from Onthophagus taurus isolate NC chromosome 7, IU_Otau_3.0, whole genome shotgun sequence harbors:
- the LOC111416741 gene encoding putative mediator of RNA polymerase II transcription subunit 26 isoform X2 gives rise to the protein MEANSDGCSLTTVVTCEGDLSDPCFQGRFESVLGTLQCLIGDQLKVRKLEPWNSVRVTLSIPREAALRLRQLASDGSQQLRALGILSVQVEGDQVISLRIAGPSETQEIILQTVQDATPGPSSVPTETANLSQLLQGSSQHPAEPAPAPSEKVQFPSPNVVCPADSIVPKVPQTSVAPSLAPSTNKPYAAPFPFTTMNQAIGTSTNQYPQNPPPPYPGSKHQSVNMTSPLLVNLLQNEGVQSPKQPPAPPDLDVNMVNGLGAGPPPYVQNKPPPPFVQKTIQPQQRIVKQPQLQKPVNTIFRQNSTMKPILPLASPTNTALTSPNIHPSTLPITLGNSNIPNSPSTPKTTDTIVNLQQPQQSIAVPKPTVTNNNANRAVPYRSYPPYNNSWEQPASMPQVQELTPTLPDLKTELDLDNLLPTLVGSPPDIPEEVTDAPSRPKYLINPLTGELEPQSSSDSEDDVPSDVFTDLPSPTIMSDEDTNSTHRPDTTDQSDSESRSCHSDGGKYKQHKKVREKGRDSPSIKQEKIKLRLKLGKSEPVSPAYKVDVSFINTQQPKKAVPEEPRVPPLHISLRGRNHAVINNRKRVKLNPDGTPMKPKVKKVQKDELLVTGGSAGDVDVTAINNAVEQLKSDIGEVKKAKKPRDLSVFNFKEKLKERRGSDSELARTAKKHGESNGVLIDKKRRLSQTEESQTLVLGSTNTGTVSSLSSSHKPRKDKVKVKDALKLKDLNRCKIYNKNTMEKLTNQVPLPTTGDIDMEAKFKQRLLEEPTRLPSKPVTPNNNLGTSENNGTIESLNVEDLIHTLTDPVQVKDKPPEPDKCNTPDRKADITEKQPSRSPNSGGQGEDSGIESMDALSEKSPNQASQSPHADIQDNLKPKTQVPHILDIEAQLAKMEGFTGDELPETNHNNEMKEQCCGLNKEPEEPPLKKEQKKEEDLDPLPVRVTPPLYTYSNPDKSRADSPTSDVETNHCGTVKNKSLLEQLLIDIPENIQPSSTSPAARSVRTRASSKMNSPELSSPVLTNKQNTRAPPTTKRKRQESDSSNNSIEESRTKKQRKCSENTNELIKACIGIDPPTKTTVNNSISKKKSEESSDSDEPLIEYAGKMRKNQANVSSTNTAGGNTGSGVQRKMKPLANSVGGAVVGNAILNNKTVPVNTRRSIRAQPALNTRSKGDKSQPDAEMLRRKTRSAVSEGEGKRRKDVK
- the LOC111416741 gene encoding putative mediator of RNA polymerase II transcription subunit 26 isoform X1, with product MMEANSDGCSLTTVVTCEGDLSDPCFQGRFESVLGTLQCLIGDQLKVRKLEPWNSVRVTLSIPREAALRLRQLASDGSQQLRALGILSVQVEGDQVISLRIAGPSETQEIILQTVQDATPGPSSVPTETANLSQLLQGSSQHPAEPAPAPSEKVQFPSPNVVCPADSIVPKVPQTSVAPSLAPSTNKPYAAPFPFTTMNQAIGTSTNQYPQNPPPPYPGSKHQSVNMTSPLLVNLLQNEGVQSPKQPPAPPDLDVNMVNGLGAGPPPYVQNKPPPPFVQKTIQPQQRIVKQPQLQKPVNTIFRQNSTMKPILPLASPTNTALTSPNIHPSTLPITLGNSNIPNSPSTPKTTDTIVNLQQPQQSIAVPKPTVTNNNANRAVPYRSYPPYNNSWEQPASMPQVQELTPTLPDLKTELDLDNLLPTLVGSPPDIPEEVTDAPSRPKYLINPLTGELEPQSSSDSEDDVPSDVFTDLPSPTIMSDEDTNSTHRPDTTDQSDSESRSCHSDGGKYKQHKKVREKGRDSPSIKQEKIKLRLKLGKSEPVSPAYKVDVSFINTQQPKKAVPEEPRVPPLHISLRGRNHAVINNRKRVKLNPDGTPMKPKVKKVQKDELLVTGGSAGDVDVTAINNAVEQLKSDIGEVKKAKKPRDLSVFNFKEKLKERRGSDSELARTAKKHGESNGVLIDKKRRLSQTEESQTLVLGSTNTGTVSSLSSSHKPRKDKVKVKDALKLKDLNRCKIYNKNTMEKLTNQVPLPTTGDIDMEAKFKQRLLEEPTRLPSKPVTPNNNLGTSENNGTIESLNVEDLIHTLTDPVQVKDKPPEPDKCNTPDRKADITEKQPSRSPNSGGQGEDSGIESMDALSEKSPNQASQSPHADIQDNLKPKTQVPHILDIEAQLAKMEGFTGDELPETNHNNEMKEQCCGLNKEPEEPPLKKEQKKEEDLDPLPVRVTPPLYTYSNPDKSRADSPTSDVETNHCGTVKNKSLLEQLLIDIPENIQPSSTSPAARSVRTRASSKMNSPELSSPVLTNKQNTRAPPTTKRKRQESDSSNNSIEESRTKKQRKCSENTNELIKACIGIDPPTKTTVNNSISKKKSEESSDSDEPLIEYAGKMRKNQANVSSTNTAGGNTGSGVQRKMKPLANSVGGAVVGNAILNNKTVPVNTRRSIRAQPALNTRSKGDKSQPDAEMLRRKTRSAVSEGEGKRRKDVK